The proteins below are encoded in one region of Myxococcales bacterium:
- a CDS encoding PilZ domain-containing protein codes for MSKRAPSDAIDRRKHERFLASISVDYTHGDTFLFSYIHDISEMGIFIRSDDPLEIGSELTLRFNDEQGEPLEIEGEVVWINHVREAAHDGTPGMGVQFKNLGAADRERVFNLVKTIAYLREEHYEQNN; via the coding sequence ATGTCAAAACGAGCGCCCTCGGATGCCATCGACCGACGTAAACACGAACGCTTCTTAGCTTCGATATCCGTTGATTACACGCATGGGGACACCTTTTTATTTTCCTACATTCACGACATCAGTGAGATGGGTATTTTTATTCGTTCCGATGACCCCTTGGAAATCGGCAGCGAGCTGACCTTGCGTTTTAATGATGAGCAGGGTGAGCCTTTGGAAATCGAAGGCGAAGTGGTGTGGATTAATCACGTGCGCGAAGCTGCTCACGATGGTACACCCGGCATGGGCGTGCAGTTTAAGAATCTAGGTGCGGCCGATCGTGAGCGCGTGTTTAACCTGGTTAAGACCATTGCCTACCTTCGAGAAGAGCACTACGAGCAAAACAACTAG
- a CDS encoding glycerate kinase — translation MLCVFDKFKDSMSPEQVASVARQSIEATCQNWHVLSVFLADGGENFAKIMTDLSSGAIQKLTVQGPRDSEVEAAFGVAEIANLALPLRELLAFKANGTVAFLEMAQSSGLQSLAMEQRDPWLTSSVGTGQSLIEASKHGVSSMVMGLGGSATQDLALGALMALGLECYDADGKVVSDASPAHWSRIACLDKSKLLALPPLWLACDVKNPLLGPQGTVYQYALQKGLAKEDLAELEKQTARMARLLLDCFKKEESWMEREGMGAAGGMAFGLGVAYDAHIASGAQLIEHALDLKRRIQDVDLVITGEGRFDRTSLYGKGPVSVLELASELGKPALLIAGRVEHEAKEQLRQRYPALEVLELSPATMPLEQALREAPSLLAKALEQWLKQS, via the coding sequence GTGCTTTGCGTTTTTGACAAGTTCAAAGACAGCATGAGTCCCGAGCAAGTGGCTTCTGTGGCCCGACAAAGCATCGAGGCGACATGCCAAAATTGGCATGTTTTAAGCGTTTTTCTTGCCGATGGTGGCGAGAATTTCGCTAAAATCATGACAGATCTGTCTTCTGGAGCAATTCAAAAGCTCACTGTTCAGGGGCCTCGGGACAGCGAGGTTGAGGCAGCGTTTGGTGTGGCCGAAATTGCGAACCTTGCTTTACCGCTGCGTGAGCTTCTCGCGTTCAAGGCCAATGGCACTGTGGCGTTTTTGGAAATGGCGCAGAGTAGTGGTTTGCAGAGTTTGGCGATGGAGCAGCGCGATCCGTGGCTTACGAGCAGCGTTGGCACAGGACAGTCTCTTATCGAAGCAAGCAAACACGGTGTTTCATCAATGGTCATGGGACTCGGCGGAAGTGCCACCCAAGATTTGGCACTTGGCGCGCTGATGGCCTTGGGACTTGAGTGCTACGATGCCGACGGAAAGGTCGTATCCGATGCATCGCCTGCCCATTGGTCACGCATCGCGTGTCTCGATAAAAGCAAGCTGCTAGCTTTGCCGCCGTTGTGGCTAGCTTGTGATGTTAAAAACCCCTTACTAGGCCCACAGGGTACGGTTTATCAATACGCGCTGCAAAAGGGCTTGGCCAAGGAAGATTTGGCCGAACTAGAAAAACAAACGGCGCGGATGGCGCGGCTGCTTTTGGACTGCTTCAAAAAAGAGGAGTCGTGGATGGAGCGCGAGGGAATGGGCGCAGCCGGAGGCATGGCTTTTGGCCTGGGCGTTGCATACGATGCTCACATTGCCTCGGGCGCACAGCTTATCGAGCATGCTTTGGATTTAAAACGACGTATTCAAGACGTTGATTTGGTGATCACCGGCGAAGGTCGCTTTGATCGCACTTCCTTGTATGGCAAAGGGCCCGTTTCCGTTCTTGAACTTGCCTCTGAGCTTGGAAAACCGGCCTTGCTGATAGCCGGACGCGTCGAGCACGAGGCCAAAGAGCAGCTCAGGCAGCGTTATCCGGCCTTAGAAGTGCTCGAACTAAGTCCCGCCACGATGCCGCTTGAGCAAGCCCTTCGCGAAGCCCCAAGCTTGCTTGCCAAAGCGCTGGAGCAGTGGCTCAAGCAGAGCTAG
- a CDS encoding mechanosensitive ion channel family protein — protein MKTIGLLDLFFAGRESPELLSDAVATLVFMATVMLLRALFSRLVRGAQSVSEQPKLRWTVQLRWLSYLLIGGGVLVIWSTELRTMAVGVMAFAVAIVIATKELVLCVLGAILRASSKAFTVGDRIEIDGIRGDVIDHGLLATTVLEIGPGLQRTGRAVTIPNSQLLSKSVVNETFTDAYVLHVIRIPLNFSADWRGIERAVLNVAQEVCKDFLPEARNYMEKSAKLHGLASPVVEPRVAVEIENPDELLLLLRVPTPARKKGRTEQRILKKLLQDHIGLFGHSDALKER, from the coding sequence ATGAAAACCATCGGCCTATTGGACCTGTTCTTTGCAGGGCGTGAGTCTCCCGAACTTTTGAGTGATGCCGTGGCGACCTTGGTATTTATGGCGACGGTGATGTTGCTACGAGCGTTGTTTTCGCGACTTGTACGCGGCGCGCAGAGTGTGTCCGAACAACCCAAGCTACGGTGGACCGTGCAGCTGCGCTGGCTTTCGTATTTGCTCATCGGTGGCGGGGTGTTGGTCATCTGGTCCACTGAGCTTCGAACCATGGCTGTGGGTGTCATGGCTTTTGCGGTGGCCATCGTAATTGCGACCAAAGAGTTGGTGCTATGCGTACTTGGCGCCATTTTACGAGCAAGTTCCAAGGCGTTTACAGTGGGCGACCGCATTGAAATTGACGGTATCCGAGGTGATGTCATTGATCACGGTCTGCTGGCAACGACTGTTCTTGAAATAGGACCGGGTCTTCAACGAACGGGGCGAGCGGTTACGATTCCAAACAGTCAGTTGCTAAGTAAATCCGTCGTCAATGAGACCTTTACGGATGCTTATGTACTTCACGTCATCCGTATTCCTTTGAATTTTTCTGCGGACTGGCGCGGGATTGAACGGGCTGTTCTCAACGTCGCCCAAGAGGTGTGCAAAGATTTTTTGCCAGAAGCCAGAAACTACATGGAAAAAAGCGCAAAACTACATGGGCTTGCTTCTCCGGTTGTTGAGCCTCGGGTCGCTGTGGAAATTGAAAATCCGGATGAGCTTTTACTTTTGCTTCGAGTGCCAACGCCGGCTCGGAAAAAAGGCCGTACTGAACAGCGCATCCTAAAGAAGCTATTACAGGATCACATTGGGCTTTTTGGACATAGCGATGCCCTCAAGGAAAGATAG
- a CDS encoding DUF1552 domain-containing protein, whose product MSKFYNNLLNRRRFMTALGISAVGLPVAGAFLKNRLRAQSAGSPVRFLAVKTFHGNHRDIWIPRSTSGAEPGNADMALSDLTFDYDLCTLKPLQAWRDHVTVLDGIDHAILAEIEPGFAGHERASAALTGYGVSDGQANGGGPSVDQILKTQLGSAAGKSLVLGADSSGLTGFSFNNSGVPIEPEDNPVKAFNDAFAGFVGQGDPQAERDRALRTSILDHNVAEINRLRSELTGAEREKLDAHLAGLENLEQQLNRIISCDSPSAPGAPSGSDWQYVDNAVSGQAHVIAQAFACDVSRVATLHILGDYPTPQLNLPEMPPGAMNTYGQFHNGVTHLIWDSQPKVGSAVHEVYSIGQQWMTKNFVAILEALNQPDPLGEGTILDNTIIYWTNELGANGGHADDYDNIPVVIGGGGGGAIKQGRYLKLRSPNSSNYVPHNKVFTSICHAMGLDTINYVGDPRAAGISKYQGPLSELMT is encoded by the coding sequence ATGAGCAAATTTTACAACAACCTGCTTAACCGCAGGCGCTTCATGACCGCTCTAGGGATAAGCGCTGTAGGCTTGCCAGTGGCAGGGGCCTTTTTGAAGAATCGTTTGCGCGCGCAGTCTGCGGGATCGCCGGTTCGGTTTTTGGCAGTGAAAACCTTTCATGGCAACCACCGCGACATTTGGATTCCGCGCAGTACTTCTGGGGCCGAACCGGGCAATGCGGATATGGCTCTATCGGATCTAACCTTTGATTATGATCTGTGTACATTGAAGCCTCTACAGGCTTGGCGCGATCACGTCACCGTTCTTGATGGGATTGATCATGCTATACTTGCCGAAATCGAACCTGGTTTTGCTGGCCATGAACGTGCCTCGGCAGCCCTCACTGGCTACGGTGTCTCGGACGGTCAGGCCAATGGTGGCGGTCCATCGGTGGATCAAATCCTAAAGACCCAACTTGGAAGCGCCGCCGGTAAGTCTTTGGTTCTTGGAGCCGACAGCTCGGGATTGACAGGATTTTCTTTCAACAATTCCGGCGTTCCGATCGAGCCCGAAGACAATCCGGTTAAGGCCTTTAACGATGCTTTTGCTGGTTTTGTCGGGCAGGGCGATCCTCAAGCAGAGCGGGACCGTGCTCTGCGCACTTCGATCCTTGATCACAATGTCGCGGAGATTAACCGCCTGCGCTCTGAGCTAACGGGAGCCGAGCGCGAGAAACTTGATGCTCATTTGGCAGGTCTAGAGAATCTTGAGCAGCAATTAAACCGCATCATCAGTTGCGATAGTCCAAGTGCCCCCGGTGCTCCTTCCGGATCGGACTGGCAGTACGTGGATAACGCTGTTAGCGGACAAGCACATGTGATCGCACAAGCCTTTGCCTGCGACGTCTCTCGCGTCGCCACCTTGCACATTCTCGGAGACTATCCAACGCCGCAATTGAACTTGCCAGAGATGCCCCCGGGCGCGATGAATACTTATGGTCAGTTTCACAACGGCGTGACCCATTTGATTTGGGACTCTCAGCCCAAGGTCGGCTCTGCTGTGCACGAGGTCTACTCAATCGGCCAGCAGTGGATGACCAAGAATTTCGTGGCGATTCTCGAAGCTTTGAACCAACCTGATCCGCTTGGCGAAGGAACCATCTTGGACAATACCATCATCTATTGGACGAACGAGTTGGGTGCCAATGGTGGACATGCTGACGATTACGACAATATCCCGGTTGTCATTGGTGGTGGCGGTGGTGGCGCCATCAAGCAGGGCCGCTACCTAAAACTACGCAGCCCGAACAGCAGCAACTATGTCCCTCATAACAAAGTTTTCACTTCGATATGCCATGCCATGGGCCTCGATACCATCAACTACGTTGGTGATCCTCGGGCTGCGGGCATCTCCAAGTACCAAGGCCCGCTTTCGGAACTTATGACTTAG
- a CDS encoding metallophosphoesterase — protein sequence MSKILHLSDVHVHAPLRLLEHHDFASKRLAGAVNLALRRSKLFTQIPAQLAALAKLAKAQQVDAVLCTGDYTSLGSSEEMSEARELMQVLIEASPRFITMPGNHDVYTFRAIKERRFEQAFGEFLVSDTAPGAGRQSYPLLRHLDPNCSVVVLNSAIAHRAFWRSDGFISEDQLKALDTLLDQPEMQKRFIVVATHYAPYKKNGKLDTPRHGLGNADALMAILKAKLIQGMLVHGHIHHRYFLPREQVGIPIFCCGSSTHQGREGIWLYDIKDQQCQAYGGHWNGEDYILESNAHIAS from the coding sequence GTGAGTAAAATACTGCATCTTAGCGACGTGCACGTGCACGCACCTCTGCGTCTGCTTGAACATCACGACTTTGCAAGCAAGCGGCTGGCCGGTGCCGTCAATCTCGCTTTGCGCCGAAGCAAGCTCTTTACCCAAATCCCGGCTCAACTTGCTGCACTGGCCAAGCTTGCCAAAGCGCAGCAAGTCGATGCTGTGCTGTGCACCGGGGATTACACCTCACTGGGTAGCAGCGAAGAGATGAGTGAAGCACGTGAACTTATGCAAGTACTTATTGAAGCCTCCCCGCGCTTCATCACCATGCCCGGCAACCACGACGTCTACACCTTCCGAGCCATCAAAGAACGGCGCTTCGAGCAAGCCTTTGGCGAGTTTCTTGTTTCCGATACGGCACCGGGCGCAGGACGGCAGTCCTACCCTCTGCTGCGTCACCTCGATCCAAACTGCAGTGTTGTGGTCCTAAACAGCGCTATTGCCCATCGTGCCTTTTGGCGCTCCGACGGCTTTATTTCCGAAGATCAGCTTAAAGCTCTGGATACCCTACTCGATCAGCCCGAGATGCAAAAGCGCTTCATCGTTGTCGCTACCCATTACGCGCCTTACAAAAAAAACGGTAAACTAGACACCCCCCGGCACGGCCTCGGCAATGCCGATGCACTAATGGCTATCCTCAAAGCCAAGCTCATACAAGGCATGCTGGTGCACGGTCATATCCACCACCGCTATTTTCTGCCTCGCGAACAGGTCGGCATACCAATATTTTGTTGCGGCAGCAGCACCCACCAAGGCCGCGAAGGCATTTGGCTTTACGACATCAAGGATCAGCAATGCCAAGCCTACGGTGGTCACTGGAACGGAGAGGACTACATCCTTGAAAGCAACGCTCACATCGCAAGCTAA
- a CDS encoding DUF1592 domain-containing protein gives MGRHQGNYSDGSVSGLFSRRILRDGKLIAALTLLLSGCVGAISGLGGASGNGGAGDQSDLASELVNGRLRQRIWRLTPSEFAAEMSVLFGSQVPDLGNLPEGSPVNGFTNGAAGLMVDETTSSATFYATEDYAGYVADNAATLVQCEGATVGSRECAQIFLSSLASRAYRRPVESSELDALMALYDNGATDDFATGIKVSVHAVLNSPFFLYRTEIGDAATQNGDERKLTQYEIASMLSFIITGHSPDQELLNAAQNGELYDAAVRTEHARRLFESSSEVWGRFALQWLDLGRLDLATKQGELYPQFSEQLVEEMRQETQSFVQNIFVEQKGSFVDLFTASYTWTTPALADIYGATHPGSGLAKIDLDPSTRSGVLTQLSWLTNFAGTADSSLERRGLFVWRNLICNVIPPPPAGAAQQQASLVAADASKEEIVLARAATPTCNGCHQVMDPIGMGLENYGALGEYRDQVDGNTVNPVGTIPDFGSFTGAVELSATIAQDPTAQACFSQRFAQYVLGSDLGSPNETDWLNSAHESFLSHTTTIEELLVGLVAHEGFIERNTGGS, from the coding sequence ATGGGCAGACACCAGGGAAACTACAGTGATGGATCCGTCTCCGGATTGTTTAGCCGTCGCATTTTACGAGACGGCAAGTTAATCGCAGCGCTGACGCTTCTTCTAAGCGGTTGCGTAGGCGCCATATCAGGTTTGGGCGGAGCTTCCGGAAATGGTGGCGCCGGGGATCAAAGCGATCTTGCTTCGGAACTGGTGAACGGCCGGTTGAGACAGCGTATTTGGCGCCTGACGCCAAGCGAGTTCGCGGCGGAGATGAGCGTGCTTTTTGGAAGCCAAGTTCCAGACCTTGGCAATCTTCCAGAAGGCTCACCGGTCAATGGCTTTACCAACGGAGCAGCAGGACTCATGGTCGATGAGACAACGTCCTCGGCAACGTTTTACGCGACGGAAGACTATGCGGGATACGTTGCCGACAACGCGGCCACGCTCGTGCAATGCGAGGGAGCCACTGTCGGGAGTCGCGAATGTGCTCAGATATTTCTTTCCTCGCTTGCGAGCCGAGCTTATCGCAGACCGGTTGAATCTTCAGAACTTGATGCGCTTATGGCGCTTTATGATAACGGCGCGACGGATGATTTTGCCACCGGCATCAAAGTCTCGGTCCATGCCGTGCTCAACTCTCCTTTCTTCCTTTATCGGACAGAAATCGGTGATGCTGCGACTCAAAACGGTGATGAACGCAAACTGACCCAGTATGAAATTGCGTCAATGCTTTCTTTCATCATCACAGGGCATTCGCCTGATCAGGAACTGCTCAACGCAGCGCAAAACGGTGAGCTCTACGACGCTGCGGTACGCACGGAGCATGCGCGCCGTCTTTTTGAGAGTTCTTCGGAGGTGTGGGGTCGATTTGCGCTTCAATGGCTCGATCTCGGCCGGCTCGATTTGGCCACGAAGCAAGGGGAGCTTTATCCACAGTTTAGTGAACAACTCGTCGAGGAGATGAGACAAGAGACCCAGAGTTTTGTGCAAAACATATTTGTCGAGCAAAAAGGCAGCTTCGTGGATCTGTTCACGGCGAGCTACACCTGGACGACTCCTGCTTTGGCAGACATCTATGGCGCTACTCACCCTGGCTCCGGCTTAGCCAAGATTGATCTTGATCCAAGCACACGTTCTGGTGTGCTCACTCAGCTAAGCTGGCTGACAAACTTTGCAGGAACGGCAGACTCTTCGCTGGAACGTCGCGGTCTGTTTGTTTGGCGCAACTTGATTTGCAATGTGATCCCTCCTCCGCCAGCAGGTGCAGCGCAACAACAAGCTTCCCTTGTGGCTGCGGATGCGAGCAAAGAAGAGATCGTGCTTGCTCGGGCCGCGACCCCAACTTGCAACGGTTGCCATCAGGTGATGGATCCGATTGGCATGGGTCTTGAGAACTACGGCGCGCTTGGCGAGTATCGCGACCAGGTGGACGGCAACACCGTCAATCCGGTAGGCACCATTCCTGATTTTGGTTCCTTTACCGGTGCTGTGGAACTTTCTGCGACGATTGCCCAAGATCCGACAGCACAGGCCTGTTTTTCCCAACGATTCGCCCAGTATGTCCTTGGAAGCGACCTTGGATCTCCAAATGAGACCGATTGGTTAAATTCGGCCCACGAAAGCTTTTTAAGTCACACTACAACTATCGAAGAACTCTTGGTGGGCTTGGTAGCTCACGAGGGCTTCATTGAACGCAACACCGGTGGGAGCTAA
- the rplM gene encoding 50S ribosomal protein L13 yields the protein MKSYIAKQEEQEPKWFVMDANEQPLGRLASQIATILRGKHKAIFTPHVDTGDFVVVINAEKVKLTGNKLDGKMYYKHSGIPGGFHAEPYRQLRARKPAFVIEKAVRGMLPKNHIGEKMHGKLKVYAGAEHPHAAQKPENWKGNA from the coding sequence GTGAAAAGCTACATCGCAAAACAAGAAGAACAAGAGCCCAAATGGTTCGTTATGGACGCGAACGAACAACCGCTTGGCCGTTTGGCATCTCAAATCGCAACCATCCTTCGTGGCAAACACAAAGCCATTTTCACGCCCCACGTCGATACGGGTGATTTCGTTGTTGTCATCAACGCGGAAAAAGTAAAACTTACCGGCAACAAACTTGATGGCAAAATGTACTACAAGCACTCCGGTATTCCCGGAGGCTTCCATGCCGAACCTTACCGGCAACTGCGTGCACGCAAGCCTGCATTCGTCATTGAAAAAGCTGTGCGCGGTATGCTTCCTAAAAATCACATCGGTGAAAAAATGCACGGTAAACTTAAAGTCTATGCGGGCGCAGAACATCCTCATGCCGCTCAGAAGCCAGAAAACTGGAAAGGAAATGCTTAA
- a CDS encoding N-acetyl-gamma-glutamyl-phosphate reductase has translation MDKGTQLRLAVLGISGYTGAELLRLIASHPSLRLCHALGRSQVGTPLGRIHPQLACYRDVVVESLDAYDLSDKVDAALLALPHQTSMEHVSRLNKQGVCAIDLSADFRLTEQSVYEKWYAKHLAPQLLKKAVYGMVDLFPEGIDQADIISVPGCYPTASVLAAAPLIKNKLIALDTIIVDAKSGVSGAGKTPSAASHFAECSEGVRAYKMGGLHRHTPEIEQSLSKLAEEQVTITFSPHLIPMTRGILATVYAKSSDATLTAEQCTEAAKILYKDSALVHVLDGGQNPDTLHVRGSNQCHLSYTVDKRTGRVIAQAAIDNLVKGAAGQAIQCLNLRFGLSRDTGVDSSAIFP, from the coding sequence ATGGACAAAGGAACACAGCTGCGGCTGGCGGTGCTCGGTATCTCGGGCTACACCGGCGCCGAGCTGCTGCGTTTAATTGCGTCTCATCCTTCGCTTCGCTTGTGTCATGCACTTGGCCGAAGCCAAGTTGGCACACCACTCGGACGGATTCATCCTCAACTCGCTTGCTATCGCGATGTTGTTGTGGAGTCGCTCGACGCTTACGATCTTAGCGACAAAGTCGATGCAGCCTTATTGGCACTGCCTCATCAGACCAGCATGGAGCACGTCAGCAGGCTAAACAAACAAGGCGTTTGCGCAATTGATTTGTCTGCCGACTTTCGATTGACTGAGCAGAGTGTCTACGAAAAGTGGTACGCAAAGCACCTTGCGCCCCAACTTTTGAAAAAAGCAGTGTACGGCATGGTCGATCTTTTCCCAGAAGGCATCGATCAAGCCGATATCATCTCCGTACCAGGTTGCTACCCAACAGCAAGCGTGCTTGCGGCGGCTCCCCTGATCAAAAACAAGCTGATTGCTCTTGATACGATCATTGTCGATGCCAAAAGCGGGGTGTCGGGCGCAGGCAAAACACCGAGCGCGGCAAGCCATTTTGCCGAGTGCAGCGAGGGCGTTCGTGCTTATAAAATGGGCGGCCTTCACCGTCATACGCCTGAAATCGAACAGAGCCTTAGCAAACTCGCTGAGGAGCAAGTCACCATCACCTTCAGTCCACATCTTATTCCGATGACGCGCGGCATTCTCGCTACGGTGTACGCTAAAAGTAGCGATGCAACGCTCACCGCAGAGCAATGCACAGAGGCGGCCAAAATTCTTTACAAAGACTCAGCGCTTGTTCATGTGCTTGACGGCGGACAAAACCCAGACACGCTGCATGTGCGCGGATCAAACCAGTGCCACCTGAGTTACACGGTGGACAAACGCACTGGCCGAGTGATTGCACAAGCTGCCATCGATAACTTGGTAAAAGGCGCAGCAGGCCAAGCCATTCAATGCTTGAACTTACGCTTTGGTCTAAGTCGCGATACTGGAGTGGATAGTAGCGCTATCTTTCCTTGA
- a CDS encoding peptidoglycan DD-metalloendopeptidase family protein, whose product MQHNPPSNGEVPVHRPLPSVDIPLLREERRHRARMVWLGPLIALLAGLSIAGGWFFRQWVLARHDDSDTSAAALSANADTSDEEQTDDESELGEDDGQKASTDESLSAVGETEEKPAQTAKAVFAPLKNDEHLNRSSTSFGKAKGFQDALIKAGVSEEESEPLIDSLKGILDFRRCQPSDQIVLEKDEQGMLRAFEYHVSSTRIFRAERTGKDSFTAKQKEVKTTTVRVGRGGRVKNSLGDALEKAGLGRSLVGSFVQVFNSRFSFTTDTREGDSFRIVVDEIHLRGEFLRYGTVHALEYRSQKRGTLKCYWYEAQKGAPEFFDETGRAIQGGWLRTPLRYEYVSSPFANKRFHPILKRNMPHHGIDYVAASGVPVWAAADGRVSFVGEKGPNGNLVVINHNNGYQSYYAHLLRFTKGIKKGQRMKRYDVLGYVGSTGRSTAPHLHFGLKRGGRFVDPVEVLNTPGNPLKGSAAKQFQRHSQALLRELERIPIH is encoded by the coding sequence ATGCAACACAACCCACCATCGAATGGCGAGGTGCCTGTCCATCGTCCGCTCCCAAGCGTGGATATTCCGTTGCTTCGCGAAGAGCGTCGTCATCGGGCACGTATGGTTTGGCTTGGTCCGCTTATCGCGCTTTTGGCTGGCTTGAGTATCGCTGGAGGATGGTTTTTCCGTCAGTGGGTGCTGGCTCGCCATGACGATAGTGATACTTCCGCCGCCGCGCTAAGCGCAAACGCTGATACCTCGGATGAAGAGCAAACGGACGACGAATCCGAGCTTGGCGAAGACGATGGGCAGAAGGCAAGCACGGATGAGAGTCTTTCTGCTGTAGGCGAGACCGAAGAGAAGCCCGCGCAAACAGCAAAGGCTGTTTTTGCTCCATTGAAGAATGATGAGCACTTGAACCGAAGCAGTACATCGTTTGGTAAGGCAAAAGGTTTTCAAGATGCGCTTATCAAAGCGGGTGTCAGTGAAGAAGAGTCTGAGCCGCTTATCGATAGCCTCAAAGGCATTCTCGATTTTAGGCGTTGTCAGCCTTCCGATCAGATCGTTCTTGAAAAAGATGAGCAGGGGATGTTGCGTGCCTTTGAATACCACGTCAGCTCAACACGGATTTTCCGCGCGGAGCGCACCGGTAAAGATAGTTTTACGGCCAAGCAAAAAGAAGTCAAAACGACTACCGTTCGAGTGGGGCGTGGTGGGCGCGTTAAAAACTCGCTGGGTGATGCCTTGGAAAAAGCGGGACTTGGACGTTCGCTTGTGGGCTCCTTTGTGCAGGTTTTTAACTCACGTTTCTCGTTTACAACGGATACCAGAGAGGGTGATTCGTTTCGGATTGTGGTCGACGAGATTCATTTGCGTGGGGAGTTTCTCCGATATGGCACGGTGCACGCTCTGGAATACCGTAGTCAGAAGCGTGGCACCTTAAAGTGCTATTGGTATGAAGCGCAGAAGGGTGCCCCCGAATTCTTCGATGAAACAGGTCGGGCTATTCAAGGGGGTTGGCTGCGTACGCCTTTGCGCTACGAGTACGTCTCCTCGCCTTTTGCGAACAAACGTTTTCATCCGATTCTTAAGCGCAACATGCCGCATCACGGGATTGACTATGTGGCAGCCTCCGGAGTGCCCGTGTGGGCTGCTGCCGATGGGCGGGTGAGCTTTGTTGGCGAAAAGGGACCCAATGGAAACTTGGTTGTAATCAATCACAACAACGGTTACCAAAGCTACTACGCGCATCTTTTGCGCTTTACCAAAGGTATTAAAAAAGGGCAGCGTATGAAGCGCTACGATGTGCTTGGCTATGTCGGATCAACGGGACGTTCAACTGCTCCGCATTTGCATTTTGGGTTGAAGCGTGGCGGACGATTTGTCGATCCTGTTGAGGTGCTCAATACGCCGGGAAATCCGCTGAAGGGCAGTGCAGCAAAGCAGTTTCAGCGGCATTCGCAAGCTCTTTTGCGAGAGTTAGAACGCATACCCATCCATTGA
- the rpsI gene encoding 30S ribosomal protein S9 — protein sequence MTTIHGRHYGTGRRKNAVARVFLKEGNGKIIVNGAELESYFTRSTSGMIVNQPFGVLGKENEYDITCNVSGGGLAAQAEAVRHGISRALLSVDDTFRAPLKKAGLLTRDAREKERKKPGQPGARKKFQYSKR from the coding sequence ATGACAACGATTCACGGACGTCACTATGGAACCGGCCGGCGCAAAAACGCTGTCGCACGTGTCTTTCTTAAAGAAGGTAACGGAAAAATCATCGTCAATGGTGCAGAGCTTGAAAGTTACTTCACTCGCTCAACCTCCGGCATGATCGTCAACCAACCTTTTGGCGTACTCGGCAAAGAAAACGAATACGACATCACCTGCAACGTAAGCGGTGGTGGACTTGCTGCTCAAGCTGAAGCTGTACGGCATGGCATCTCGCGCGCCCTTCTAAGTGTCGATGACACCTTCCGTGCACCACTGAAAAAAGCAGGATTGCTCACTCGCGATGCTCGCGAAAAAGAGCGTAAAAAGCCTGGTCAGCCCGGCGCTCGCAAGAAGTTCCAGTACTCCAAGCGCTAA